Within the Girardinichthys multiradiatus isolate DD_20200921_A chromosome 12, DD_fGirMul_XY1, whole genome shotgun sequence genome, the region GACAGAAGCTTGCAAGGTTCAATGCACATGAATTTGCAACATTAGTCATTGATATATTAAGTGATGCCAAACGCAGGCAACAAGGGAATTCAGTTGGCAGCCCAAAAGGTCGGTATCCTGTAGTTACTTTTATCCTGCAAATATATTCACACCATCTGATAATcttcaaattttgtcacattacaaccacaagcttcagtGTATTATATTGGAATTTCATGACAAaggccaacacaaaatagtgcgcCACTGTGAAGCGGAAGGAACAAAATGCACGGTCGttaattttgtgtgtttgtatttagtcttccctttactctgatacccatgAATAATTTTCAGGGCAACCAGTTGCCTTTCGTCACCTGATTCGTAAACAAACTTTGTTGTTGGAGTCTCGTTGTGTAATTCaatgtcagtataaatccagctgttctgtgaaggcctcagaggtttcttatAGAACATTAGtgtacaaacagcatcatgaagaacgTAGGCAACGGGGAAACCGTTCTGGACACGTTTAATGAAGAATTGggctataaaacaaaatgccaaGCTTTGATGATCTCTGAGTTTGGGACAACTGAAAACCTATCagaacatggctgtccacctaagcACAATAAGGGAagcaatcagagaagcagtaactgtggtaattctggaggagctggagagatccacaactctaaacaacaataaaactatAACTAGTTATAAACTTCGCAAATCTGGACATTATGGAAGAGTGAAAAGAAGcaaaccattgttgaaagaacacCATAGAAGTTCAGTTGGTAGTTTGCCACATCACTCGTGTGCTGGCTGCTCTTCACTAGTTTCCATAGTGCTacagaattgattttaaaataattttatttagatttaaatgtcTTAATGATCTATTTCCACCCTATCTCTCAGACCTGGTTGATCTTCACAGTCTCTATCTAAGGTCAGATGACTAGAGGTGATCAGGTTTTTGCAGTTGTGGCCCCTAAGTTATAGAAACGGGTTGCCTCTACGTGTTAGACAACCCGCTCACTGTCTTCTTTTAGATCCACCTTTTTTCCATGCCGTTCAACACAGCACGAGTTGTTTGTTCTTTTGTGTGAGATGTGATGTCTAACATTGTTTTATGACTGTTTTTACTTTCCCATTCTTACTTATTCTCTTAATGTGCAGCACATTGGTCAACTAGTAGTtggttttaaatgctttataaataaattggattGGCGTTGACAGGAAGTTAGAACGAAATACAACCGCAAACTTACAGCTGGAGCTCCAAGgtaatcaaagcatattcttaTATATTCTTGAACGGCCCAGTCGAGGCCTAGTCAATCCAATTGGGCATCTGGCAAAAATGTTACGTTTGAAGTTTACAGATgcctctccatctaatctgactgagctttcgTTATTTCGCATAGAATAATGGGCAAAAGATGTTtcaagatgtgcaaagctggtagaaacggACCCCAAaatgacctgcagctgtaattgcaggaaGCTCTACAAAGTAATGACTGAGATGTTTGAATACCATAAATTATTTTCCCTCTGCTTAACAGTTATCAGCTGCTTTGTCGTGGTCTATCacgtaaaaaatattttgaaggtTGTGGTTTTAGGATGAAAAAACGTGACAAGATTCAAGGGACTACTGAATCCTTTTGTAAGGTGCTGGATCAAACGGACAAACACTAACCCTCCGATTTTGCTGCTGTTCATTCCAGACAACGTTGAACTCATATTAAAGGGCGTGGCTGTCAGACACAGCAGTGATTATGACAGTGTGGCTTCAGATGAAGATACAGACCAAGAGCTCCCTTCAAGCAAAGGAGACAGAACCAAGGTATCTGGCCATtaatttcacagttttaatAGAGGACAAATTCCCCCTGTtggaggttttttgtttttaaccagtTTCCTCCACAGAGCCTGGACTCTGACATTTCTGATGGCCCGATAACTATGCATGAATACATGGAGGTGAAAACCGCACTCACGGCCTCTGAAGCCAAGATCCAGCAGCTTTTGAAAGCCAACGACAATCTGAACGACGAGCTGAGGCTGATGCAGAAAAAGGTATCCACCGCCCTCCACCAGTACGATCACTAACCCTGGGAGGGGGGGCTGACTAGGAGGGAGGGTGTGGAGCCACAGAGCAGCTTCTGCTGCACCGCGTGAGCGCTCTCTGGTGTTGGGGGCTGGGAAGTGATCCGAGTCAGCGAAACTGGATCAGCCTTCGTTTGACCAGCATGTTTCAGAacttgaaagaaaaatgtttgtttttttgttgacttCAGAAAAAGTAATGCATCTTTTTTGATTTAataatgagttttatttttattatgtataAGTTGGAGTGAAAGTTATGGTGTTACTAACaagcatgttttaaaaaagcatGACAATTCATTctggattttaacattttatgatAAAATAGTGACTAActgaatatgtgtgtgtgtgtgtgtgttcttcatcacatatactttttttattgtgaaaatgttGTAGCTTATTTCTTTTAACGGCTGTTTTTCGTGTGTTTTCTAATATTTGACTGAAAGATACTGGTCACATGGTTGCTCTGATCTTTCAACTTCCTGATGATGGATCACACAGAAAGTAATTCACTGAGCCACAGCTGAGTTGCACCAGTCCTATTATACTCAAACAACAAAGTGATCCTTTTTGGTGACATGTTGCATATGTTTTTTGCAGTTTAGGTTTTcaacatttgtgttttctaCGGCCAGTTCCTAACACTTATTGTTAGTTTACGCTTTAGGATGTACAGGTcttaataaatttgaatattttgagaggttattttatttttgttagttaaaaaaaagagaagctcATATAGATGCATTGCACACAAATATATTTGgagattttctttttgatgATTTTGTCTTACAGCTATTGATGACCCAAATTTCAGTTTCTCAAAAAGTTAGAATATAATTTAAGatcaataataaattatttttaatagagaATTGTCAGTCTGGTCGGCATTCCTGTGGCGTAGATTACTGCATCtatgcagcatggcatggaggtgatcagcctgtggttctgctgaggggatatggaagcccaggttgcagTGATAGCAACCTTCAGGACATCTGCATTGTGGGCTCTGTTATTAAAACATGTATTGGTACTGTTGGcactgtgggcaggtgccaagttctgctggaaaaaagcttgccagcagagggaagcatgacgATCTCCAGTTGAGGTCAGAAATCTCTTTCACAAGGAAGACCTTTCCAAGACAACAGCCACGCATATCAGAACTATGTCAAACAAATCAAGAATACACAATTtactggtagatggctgctctGACTTAGGACTTGATTAAActcagtggaccaacatcagcagatgacatgactccccaaatcatcactgactgtgtacacttcacactggacctgaAGCAACTGGGATTTTGTCCTTCTCcgctccttctccagactctgaccttgattttaaaattaaacacatttaattttaCCTGAAAAGACGACATTGGACCACCGAGCAACAGTCCGGTCCCTTTTCTCCTCATTAAGATCCCTCCGACATCTCTGGATCCGGGGGGGCTTAACATAAGGAATACAAACCTTTGCTTCACACCTCTAATGTTGTGGCTATCCCTGCATCTTGtccaacttttattttttcaaccaaacattttccttccactaaactttaaTAGCtgtatgcttggatacagctttctatgaacaaccagcttctttaggaATGAGCTGTTGCAGCTTTGGAGGGTGTCGCTGACTgtttgctggacaactgtcaagtcagcattCTTCATTGTGATTGTTTAAGCCACAAGACCATAGCTGTAAGCCTTAATCATTGTCTTACAAGAAATGATCACTTAGACTATATCACATCACTATATCGAAGcagattctaatttattgagatgtacctgtacttGAGCTTCCTGTTTTATTCTCCTCTTCTGGAGGTAGCATCAGTGTCCACATTTAGATAAAGTGCTGTTCATGCCAAACTGTTactattttaatatgttttaattGACATATCATATTGTAGTAGGGACAAAAGAGTATTTGACAGATTTTGAGTTCTTGTTTTCAATTCATAAACATATCAGCTCTCTGAACGTAAATCAGAAGCTGCCTCTCTGTTTCTTACCAAATCCTCCCTTCCCTCTTTTTGTTGAATGCAAACTGCTGCATTCATTTTGGGgccagtttttgcttttcttctaaggctctttttattattcttaAGTCAATCTGTCTGTTCTGTAGCTACATCTTTTTGCAACAGTCTCTTACTTGCTTATGATTTGCTTCACATTGTGAGACCAGAGTTAAATCCTCTTTTAAAATTATGTCTGGGGAGAATCAGGTGACACATGTCTGCATGAATTTGGTTTTACAGCAGCTAGTAACTACTGGATGTTGGCGTTATTTAAACTAAATCTGGAGACGATATCAGATTTCATTCGATGTAATCAAATAGATTAGTCTTATGGAAATAAAGCTCtactaaatattttatcattaaagCAACTTCAGATTTTGTGTGCTTATAATTCTTAATATTAATATCTGCTTAATTAGTGCCacattaaagcgttagctggatcaaatttaatattaaaacgTATGGAAGCTGTGGGTTAAGATCAGAGAGGGTAAGCTTTACAGAACTTGTAACAGGGACCAAGGCTTGCCTTGCTGAGATCGCCTCTTAGTGTACTGCTGACCGTCTCTTCCAGCTGCAATCTCTGCAAAGCGAGAACACCTCTCTCAGACGGCAGGTCACAACAAATGTCTATCAGACCCCCAGCAGTACAGACTACCCCGACCCATCCAGCCCCTCAGCCCTGAAACGCCGGCAGTCTGCGCGGGCCAGTCGGCCAATGTCAATGTATGAGACCGGCTCAGGCCTGAAACCCTATCTTTCCAAAGGGGAAACTCCTTACCCAGAGGAGGGTCTCCCCAGCCTGCAACCCTTTTCACATCATGTAAGTAAGACCTCTTCCCTGCTGTCCTTTGCAGCTTCCTCTCCACTGCTCATTTCCGTGTCTTTTCCCCTCATTTCTTTACCTTGTCTGCAGTCATTTTGTTGTATCCTTGTGTTTTATTGTATCTAATATGCCACTGAGTATTTAATTGTATCAAAGACTAAGATTCATTGTAAACATCAATGCCACACATTTGTCTCATTTCATTGTGTCCAGTTTAGAATCCTATCTACATTGTCTCAGTTTGCTGGACTGCTGCTTTATTTGGACAAACTGTATTTGTGGAAGCAAGATGATTAGCTTTAAATCTTTGTACTGTTTTAAGTTGATTTGCATTAAAGCTACTGTATAAACACTGTGTTCTGTAATGCATGATGCTTcccccacacaaacacacacacacacacacctcttgTCTGTTTTGATTATCTATAGGAACACATTTCATGGTTAAATTTGAGACTCGTCTTTTAAGTACCGGTAATTGGCTTCTAGCCTCTATTTGTTATCAGTTCTTGCAGTTAATGTAGAATCTTTACAAATAACTTCACAAATACCATCTATTCCTCCTAAATTAGCCATTTAAACTAAATCTTAATCTGCCAGGGGACATGTCCATCTCCACTCATATTTTTTGTCTTACACGTTTTCATTGAACTATGATTTAACCTCTGTCTTTAGACAGAAAGGGGTGCATTTGTGACCTCTTCATCCCTCCCCTCTTTTCCATCCACCCTGTCTTGGTCCAAGGACGACACTTCTCAAAAGGTTAAGTACATTTGCACTCGGTCTGCATCCTTGTGGGACACAGCAGATCCACTTGGAGCCCATTCTATCTGCCCTCCTTCATAAGCTCCTTGTGTACTCCTGCTGTTTATCTGCCCTGCTGCATGAGTCAACCTCCCACTGGCTGCCGTCATCAGCATCATCCTCAGTGCACTGTTAACAAGCAGAAAGGCGTAGTTTTTTTGccgtgccttgcaaaagtattaattccCCTTCGGACTTtcttacattttgtcaagttacaacttACCAATTTTATTGAGAAGACCGGCCAAATGTGTATAATGTatatgtgaaaaggaaggaatatagtttacaaatataaaatcaaaatcTGGAACGTCTATGATGTgtctgtattcagcccccctagGTTACTATTTTTGTAGAACCATCTGTTGCTGCCAAAACCTCTACAAGGATTTTTCATTAAgcctctaccagctttaaaCACCTGGATAAAAGACTCAGTCCGACTAGATGGAGAGCATCAgtgaacatacattttctttccacaaattctcaatgagatttaggcctggactttgactggaccattctaacatgaATATTTTTTACGCTAAACAATTTTATTGAGGCTCTGGCTTTATCTTCAAGGTCGTTtccctgctgaaaggtgaacctttgcACCAGTCATAAAccttttgtattcagctccatccgTCTTCTAATCAacactgaccagcttccctggcACTGTTGTAGTATCCGCACAGCATGATTcggccaccaccgtgtttcacctGGGGAATTatgtgttcagtgtgatgtTTAGTGTCAGTTTTTCATCACATATAGTTTTTAGTGTGAAGGCCGAAAATTAAAACCATTATATTTCCTTTTActtattaggtgacttctaaaggcagtgggttacactggattttatttaaggacatcagagtaaaggggtctgaatacaaatgaatgccACACAGTAgtgatttgttaaaaatgtttgaaactatCCTTTTCGTTTCACTTTACACTTATACATTACTTAGTGTTGCTTTCCCACATacagtcccaataaaatacattgtggtttgtgattgtaatgtggtAAAAAAAAGTCCAAGGTGTGTAAATTATTTGCAAGGATCTGTAAAGGCATCGCCTGATTGTGCCTGCTGAACCTTGAGTTGAAAGAcgagctgcagcagctgctttTTTTGACCAGCTTATTTCCACACTTTAAACAGTAATgtaaaaaggaaggaaaattacacattttgtgaaatatgacatacttttttttcctggttactttcaaaacatttaagtttcATTTTGTCCTGCAGCTGATAAtgtttgcaaaaagaaaagaaaatatctcAGATCTATAGCAGCCAAACGTAATGGTAATGGTTTGTCATTTGAAAGTATGAGTCATCGGTGAAAGCAGAAAAGACCTTCATCTCATGTCTGAGTGCATGGAAATTTCCTGAGGGTGAGATTAGTTAGCTTGTATTTTAAGTCAGATTTAGACACGGAGATCTCCAGTTTGTGAAAACGCTCAGTTGACATGAGGCATGACTGTACTTGTCTGTCTCAACATTTCGTGAGTCTAAAGTCTAATAAACGCTGGAAAATCTGCTGCAAAGACTAAGTTTCTTTCACTGTTATGTTTTGTTACAAACATAAGCAGTGATCTCATTTTTTCtgcatttggttttatttttttaaggtgAGATTTCTTGCCACATGTAAataacttttaactttttctttcaCTGGTTTAACCTTCACCTCAGGTATCCACAAGCCTTTATACACACATTAATGTTTTTCCACTGCATTTGATTAACACAGACACTTGATATTGCTAATGCTTAAGCAGGATCAGCTTTGGCCTCACACTGATTTGAACAAACCTTCTTAACTTTGTACATAGGCTATTATTTTTCCTAATATCCTTTTTTTTGCCTATATTGTTGAAGTCTGGTGCTCTGGCTTCATAGctttattggcttgttttatACAGCATTCAGCTTTGCTTTTTATTCTCAATGACGAGCATTTAAATCGTTTAATTATTGAATAGCATAGTCAGTAAAGCCCTTACATGTTATTTTGTCACTAAATTTTCCTCCAGACCTCAAAGTTGGAAAAGCAAAGCAGCGTGCCAGAAAGTGATTATGACAACACATTTAATGACTCTGAGATGGATGATTCTGGGTAAGATGTTGTTTATGCCAACAAAACAAACTCatgtacctttttattttctatgataCACTTACATGATTTGGAAACTCACTTCAGGTGTTTCTTGTCTCACTCTTCTTGACTTTTCCCTCTGCAGCTTCGGCAGGAGGGGGAGGCTGAGGAGCAGCGGCTGGCTGGGAGAGGGCAGCTCCATTCCTGAGCTAGATGATCTGGAGATGGAGCCGGACCCCACGCTTCCAAGCACGGAGGACGTCATCCGCAAAACAGAGCAGATCACCAAAAATATTCAGGAGCTCCTTCGAGCTGCACAGGATAATAAACATGACAGGTCAGACAGGAGAAGATTTTTTTCAGCCTTAGTGTGTCTGTGCATCCATTTCAGACCTTATTTCCTCCTCCATTGATCATAATTTGGTTACAATTTGTTacttttatgccttttgtccaCTTTTTCCTGTCAACATCTCTTCCTTCTCATTCTACCTCCACCTCTACTCTACTGTTGCAATATTCTTTGGCCTCCCCATCCTTCACCACCTGTGTGTAGACCATGTGAGCGTGAGGGAGTCCGTCGACTCCGTCACAGCCTGGGATGTTTCAGTACTCTGGTGCCCTGGGCCGAGAAGGTCCCCTCTCCCCTGCAGCCTCTCAGCCTGCGGTCCCCTGACCACACCtcctggtactctggcttctGTCCCTGCCTCCCAGGCACAGTTTAATTTTCCTCTCCATCACACGGTTTCTTTCCTCTGCCGTGTCCCACCTGCTAACAAGCTCTGTTTTTCATGGATGTGCCTCTGCATGGTTAAGTTGCCTgactttaaatagttttatgtttaaaaaaaagggaaGTTAAATCATGCAACAGCTTTGAACTGACAGTATTTGATGTTTCAGGATGACGTTTTTGCTGTGTGGTCGACTGTTTCTAATATGGCATGATTCTGTGAAATAATTACCGTAAATCTTGGTAGATTCTAATAGCTAAACAGCATACTAGCCTATTATTTGCTTAGTATTAGTATtgtgtaattatttatttaatgttaaactcataaaaagcttttttccGTCACAGCTTTCTCCCCTGCTCAGAAAGAATCCATGTGGCTGTAACAGAAATGGCTGCCCTCTTCCCCAAGGTTTGATAACACTCTTGTGGTTACAGTTCCTGTCAGAAATGATTACATCCATTCATCGTGACCATGATTTTCATAATGGCTTTGGGCTTTTGATGATACGTttcactccttatttggattgataataaaatgtgcagCTGTAATGGAGTTTAAAAACTAGAACTGGGTGCctgtgtttgaatttattgtggattcattttaaaatccacaatggatgaaaattaaacatacTGTTTCAATAATATACAAACACCTCCCACTAATATATAGATAAATGGCCTTTAAGCAAGTTGCTAAGCACATGCTTTGTGTAACTACCAACAAGCTCCTGGCATCATTCTATCAGGATATTTGACCATAGAAATGCTAGAagtcatttaaattggttgattTTCTTGCATGAACCCAGTTTTCAGCATATTCCATACATTTTCAATAGTGTTGAGGTCGGGGACATACCACAACCCTAATGctagcctgctttatccatttcaGAAAGTGTCAGCCATTTAACCATTGATTTGaagtaaagataaaaaaaattataattccaTCCACTTCGCACAGTTGACCAGAAATCACTGGCAGTAAAACAGACAGATCAACCGATTAGTTTTGGTCCCGTTCAGTTGTTTGCTTAGAGAACACGTGTAGATCACGTCTGACCATAGGACTTTTCTCCGAAGGCTCTCCATCCGTGTGAGAAGCTACCTATTTCATTCGCTCTTAAAGGTGTTCATTTTGGAGCAGGGGGCTTCTTTCCTGGTCACCCTGCTGAGGCTGAGGTTAAACTGATTTCATTGTGGACAGTAACACTGCTGTTCCAGAGTTTTCTGGTTTACGATGGGCTCAAGCCTTGGTGTTTCCTGGGGTTGTGTCTAAACATCCTATCTGTATCATT harbors:
- the git2a gene encoding ARF GTPase-activating protein GIT2a isoform X6, with the translated sequence MSKRLRNTELCADCCVPEPRWASVNRGVLICDECCSVHRSLGRHSSQVRHLTHSTWPPTQLQMVQTLNSNGANSIWEHSLLDPASVMSGKRKANPQDKLLPNKSEFIRAKYQMLAFVHRVPCRDDDSSTAKDLSKQLHSSVRTGNLETCLRLLSLGAQANFFHPDKGNTPLHVAARAGQVSQAELLTVYGADPGALDNSGKTPVDYAREVGHYDLADRLVEVQYELTDRLAFYLCGRKPDHKNGEHFIVPQMADRNVSADLTELAKAAKRKLQSLSNHLFEELAMDVYDEVDRRETDAVWLATQNHSTLVTETILVPFLPVNPEYSSTRNQGRQKLARFNAHEFATLVIDILSDAKRRQQGNSVGSPKDNVELILKGVAVRHSSDYDSVASDEDTDQELPSSKGDRTKSLDSDISDGPITMHEYMEVKTALTASEAKIQQLLKANDNLNDELRLMQKKLQSLQSENTSLRRQVTTNVYQTPSSTDYPDPSSPSALKRRQSARASRPMSMYETGSGLKPYLSKGETPYPEEGLPSLQPFSHHTERGAFVTSSSLPSFPSTLSWSKDDTSQKTSKLEKQSSVPESDYDNTFNDSEMDDSGFGRRGRLRSSGWLGEGSSIPELDDLEMEPDPTLPSTEDVIRKTEQITKNIQELLRAAQDNKHDRPCEREGVRRLRHSLGCFSTLVPWAEKVPSPLQPLSLRSPDHTSWYSGFCPCLPAFSPAQKESMWL